The proteins below come from a single Metarhizium brunneum chromosome 1, complete sequence genomic window:
- the het-6_2 gene encoding Heterokaryon incompatibility protein 6, OR allele: protein MRDYQYKALQPGEIRLLRLDATRNSQWPLSGNIIHHRLTDPKYQPSETGDGYLEHSLPYDAISYHWGGDTRTPFQVVIRGDNGEEAAIKITSTLHTILRRLALPDKARVLWADAICINQITSESNTEKGEQIQLMPDIYRIAACVQVYLGDEADNVPAALELLYSIADYSEHLDDSIHPHGEIGVELAKQGGFVLPPVEDKRWPALRAFLRRPWFRRVWIIQEFVYATDVCVICGDLEIDWHRLWLASKAYMSNRQLMFHGYSKDLFTTRRLDDYREAHEGARSLHLVTDLRMRAQGYMSGPYMVFNLDKGEPSDPSGLSIRKDLSSIKSFEKFTRNKWLSDRAAGQPFPFQRHSLLDLLHRTSNFRATQPIDRLYALLGLAEDAAGYKPIYSAEQSLAIVSTQFAATFINNGHLSLILSTAGITSNNISSRDWPSWVPDWTSVRYSQDSDPGFTRFALISNEETTHDRGQEEEEELAPPLTTLASSNTQKTATVPRETRGEIADADVTRERRESSKDTNTATSNNPGRKLYNAAGRTSVIFGCDAKQGLLYVRATPVSRVKVVLSGRLLLPVYMYESMALRLGNVYATGEPIIEAFWRTMVANRTMLGELAPPEFASQYENMKKHDQALFHKASVLLLMGCLMALPLIIIGIRYLPVIAQVAVLSGLAWMQYIAVKPAVVFMVLLPVFRWIYVLLLVPVLVALAYYMCTHAYPVATLDLLVHMGVTTAGSTTGLPEDCAAYASSLGLVANKHSLCFTEDRLIGLMPLSTQENDVVVIIHGCDVPFVIRPTEREGHYHLVGECYVHGVMNGEVMFDVAKNSVDIILI from the coding sequence ATGAGAGATTATCAATACAAGGCACTTCAACCTGGTGAGATTCGCCTGTTGCGACTGGATGCCACTCGAAATTCTCAATGGCCTCTCTCTGGAAACATCATTCATCACCGCCTAACAGACCCAAAATACCAACCCTCTGAGACCGGTGACGGTTACTTGGAGCATTCTCTTCCATATGATGCAATCTCCTATCATTGGGGCGGTGACACCAGAACCCCATTTCAAGTAGTCATTCGCGGCGACAACGGCGAGGAGGCCGCGATAAAAATCACGTCTACGCTTCACACAATTCTTCGCCGATTGGCATTGCCTGACAAGGCTCGAGTTTTGTGGGCAGATGCTATTTGCATCAATCAGATTACCTCGGAATCGAACACGGAGAAGGGAGAACAAATCCAGCTTATGCCCGACATATATCGCATTGCAGCTTGTGTTCAAGTCTACCTAGGCGATGAAGCCGACAATGTTCCCGCGGCTCTGGAGCTTCTGTATTCGATAGCCGACTACTCTGAACATCTAGATGATTCCATACATCCCCACGGCGAGATAGGAGTTGAACTTGCCAAGCAAGGCGGATTTGTACTCCCCCCAGTCGAAGACAAGAGATGGCCTGCGCTGCGTGCGTTCCTCCGACGACCTTGGTTTCGTCGGGTCTGGATCATACAAGAATTTGTATATGCCACAGATGTATGCGTCATCTGCGGTGACCTGGAAATAGATTGGCATAGGCTCTGGTTGGCATCCAAGGCATATATGTCCAATCGACAGCTCATGTTCCACGGTTACTCGAAAGATTTGTTCACGACCAGGAGACTGGATGACTACAGGGAAGCCCACGAAGGCGCTAGGTCTCTGCACCTTGTTACTGATTTGCGTATGCGCGCCCAAGGTTACATGTCTGGACCTTATATGGTGTTCAATCTCGACAAAGGCGAGCCGTCTGATCCTTCCGGATTGTCCATTCGGAAAGATCTAAGCTCCATTAAAAGTTTCGAAAAGTTCACACGAAATAAATGGCTATCCGACCGTGCTGCAGGACAACCCTTCCCCTTTCAAAGACATAGCCTCTTGGATCTCCTACATCGAACAAGTAATTTTCGGGCAACCCAGCCTATTGACCGACTCTATGCTCTTCTCGGTCTAGCCGAAGATGCGGCCGGGTACAAGCCGATATACTCAGCGGAACAAAGCCTCGCGATTGTTTCGACGCAATTCGCGGCTACATTTATTAACAATGGGCATCTCTCGCTAATCCTCTCAACTGCTGGCATTACGTCAAACAATATTTCTTCACGGGACTGGCCCTCTTGGGTACCAGATTGGACATCAGTGCGGTATTCGCAAGATTCAGACCCTGGATTTACTCGCTTTGCCCTGATATCCAACGAAGAAACAACACACGACAGAggccaggaagaggaggaggaactTGCCCCACCCTTGACAACCCTAGCTTCAAGCAATACGCAGAAGACAGCCACTGTTCCCAGAGAGACTCGGGGCGAAATAGCCGACGCAGATGTTACCAGAGAGAGGCGGGAGAGCAGCAAGGACACGAATACAGCAACCTCAAATAATCCTGGTCGAAAACTGTACAACGCTGCTGGACGCACTAGTGTGATATTTGGCTGCGATGCCAAGCAGGGGCTGCTATACGTTCGTGCTACACCCGTCAGCCGTGTAAAGGTTGTGCTGTCGGGCAGGTTACTACTGCCTGTGTACATGTACGAATCCATGGCCTTGAGGCTTGGAAACGTCTATGCCACAGGGGAACCCATAATCGAAGCTTTCTGGCGAACAATGGTCGCCAATCGAACCATGCTGGGCGAACTAGCGCCACCGGAATTTGCTTCACAATATGAGAACATGAAAAAACATGACCAAGCTTTGTTTCACAAGGCTTCTGTGCTTCTTCTTATGGGTTGTCTCATGGCACTACCTTTGATCATCATTGGAATCCGATATTTGCCGGTTATCGCTCAGGTGGCCGTCTTGAGTGGTCTGGCATGGATGCAGTACATTGCAGTTAAGCCGGCTGTAGTGTTCATGGTTCTTCTGCCCGTATTCCGCTGGATATACGTCTTGCTATTAGTGCCGGTACTGGTTGCATTGGCATACTACATGTGCACTCATGCGTACCCAGTAGCAACATTGGACCTCCTCGTACACATGGGCGTCACCACTGCAGGATCCACAACCGGCCTACCAGAAGATTGTGCCGCTTACGCGTCTTcacttggcctcgtcgctaACAAGCATTCGCTATGTTTCACGGAAGATCGCTTGATTGGATTAATGCCACTGTCGACACAGGAGAACGATGTCGTAGTCATCATCCACGGATGCGATGTCCCATTTGTGATCCGTCCCACTGAAAGAGAAGGGCATTATCACCTAGTGGGCGAGTGTTATGTGCACGGTGTAATGAATGGGGAGGTGATGTTTGACGTAGCCAAGAATTCAGTGGACATTATACTGATATAG
- the Uvrag gene encoding UV radiation resistance-associated protein, which produces MSTLSEPRRPRLLPQNRKLRHLKGLSLRNLTFALATLYSADDAVIPGSPSKLGMLREAAHLHTSRSSDSLRRDGLRPEKRRPPPQLRRTSLSLSHANPSTRQKRLESLVQASVGDVFFSLHAAGCEEPIYISEVRNQSANFNFQFFDLSADKPLVSRSCTVSIRVWAKRPQQTSWVFLLQEFIDLRRLNFIGTLIDRQFPPNAIILHLEDGVYSLDFPTRTADPKHAPPAAATSSYNALMKLANLESSIQDAIDTQHRITQQINQILEKSPSDPTPAADEEVSLAGKFVATQQRANKTARRRRDEMMESLRSRREAISIGREAQAAAEKDIANNKEKLAASIALLHKTEQQIRGQRRRICSELYDIFPITPIPNAPPLSFQICNLPLPNSTYDAATARTINEDVLSAALGLVATLTRHLQFYLSCPLPYPLSACGSRSYARDDISHIPERQPQRREFPLYLPRGGSTIAQWRFEYGWFLLNKNIEALCASQGLKVVDIRHSLPNLKYLLYVCSAGTDEVPERKKGGVRGLWAGRLKGRMGAAADPESGSSAGGSRRGSVDSEVANQHGEALRSAAVQANGDGDGGWGADSGVGLLPFGDDARFTLRTKGLRENVA; this is translated from the exons ATGTCAACGCTGTCCGAGCCCCGCCGACCTCGCCTGCTCCCCCAGAACCGCAAGCTTCGCCATCTCAAAGGTCTCTCCTTGCGAAACCTGACCTTTGCCCTGGCCACCTTGTACTCCGCCGACGATGCAGTCATACCCGGGAGCCCCAGCAAGCTCGGCATGCTGCGTGAGGCCGCACACCTGCACACCTCTCGCTCCTCCGATAGCCTGCGCCGGGATGGCCTGCGCCCCGAGAAGAGGAGGCCGCCCCCTCAACTTCGCCGGACGAGCCTGAGTCTTTCGCATGCAAATCCCTCGACGCGCCAGAAGAGGCTcgagagtctggtgcaagCCTCGGTGGGAGacgtcttcttctcgctgCATGCGGCCGGGTGCGAGGAGCCCATCTACATTAGCGAAGTCCGCAATCAATCCGCG AACTTTAATTTCCAATTCTTTGACCTCTCGGCCGACAAGCCTCTTGTTTCGAGATCATGCACCGTCAGCATCCGCGTCTGGGCAAAGCGGCCCCAGCAAACATCATGGGTCTTTCTCCTCCAGGAATTCATAGACTTACGACGGCTCAACTTCATCGGCACATTAATAGACCGTCAATTCCCCCCCAACGCCATAATACTACACCTCGAGGACGGCGTATACTCGCTCGACTTCCCCACCAGGACGGCCGACCCGAAACATGCTCCcccggcagcagcaacctcTTCGTACAACGCACTCATGAAGCTCGCTAACCTCGAAAGCTCCATACAAGATGCCATCGACACCCAGCACAGAATCACCCAGCAAATCAACCAAATCCTCGAAAAGTCCCCGAGCGATCCGACCCCTGCTGCCGATGAAGAAGTGTCCCTTGCCGGCAAGTTCGTTGCCACACAGCAGCGGGCAAACAAGACGGCCCGAAGACGACGCGACGAGATGATGGAGTCACTGCGGAGCAGGAGGGAAGCCATTTCAATAGGCAGGGAAGCCCAGGCGGCAGCCGAAAAAGACATTGCCAACAACAAGGAAAAGCTGGCCGCCTCCATTGCGCTGCTTCACAAGACGGAGCAGCAGATTCGCGGCCAGAGACGGAGGATATGTTCGGAGCTGTACGACATCTTCCCCATCACGCCCATCCCGAACGCGCCTCCGTTGTCGTTTCAAATCTGCAATCTGCCACTGCCCAACTCGACATACGacgccgccacggccaggaCAATCAACGAGGACGTGCTCTCCGCCGCGCTGGGCCTCGTCGCGACGCTCACGCGCCACTTGCAGTTTTACCTCTCCTGCCCGCTGCCATACCCCCTGTCGGCCTGCGGCTCGCGGTCCTACGCCAGAGACGACATCTCCCACATCCCCGAGCGGCAGCCCCAGCGGCGCGAGTTCCCCCTCTACCTGCCGCGTGGCGGCTCGACAATCGCCCAGTGGCGCTTCGAATACGGCTGGTTCCTGCTCAACAAGAACATTGAGGCCCTGTGCGCGTCTCAGGGCCTCAAGGTCGTCGACATCCGGCACTCGCTGCCCAACCTCAAATACCTCCTGTACGTGTGCAGCGCCGGGACAGACGAGGTTCCCGAGCGCAAAAAGGGCGGCGTGCGCGGTCTGTGGGCGGGCAGATTGAAAGGCCGCATgggcgccgcggccgacCCCgagagcggcagcagcgccggcggcagcaggAGGGGAAGCGTAGACAGCGAGGTTGCGAACCAGCATGGCGAGGCGTTGCGCAGCGCGGCCGTGCAGGCGAATGGCGATGGGGACGGCGGCTGGGGGGCGGACAGTGGTGTCGGGCTGTTGCCGTTTGGGGACGACGCGAGGTTTACCCTGCGCACCAAGGGGCTGAGGGAGAATGTTGCGTAG